One window of bacterium genomic DNA carries:
- a CDS encoding ABC transporter ATP-binding protein: LLFLDEPTTGFDPEARRAAWDMIKGLRSLGRTIILTTHYMEEAEHLADRVALLMDGQIVACAPPSQLLGSERSTVRFRLPAGAGRAELPALVAATVEIDGDVAVVNTERPTALLAELTGWASQRGIELADLTVSPPSLEDAYLQLIGTDGDPDDAG, from the coding sequence CTGCTGTTCCTGGACGAGCCCACGACCGGCTTCGACCCCGAGGCCCGGCGGGCCGCCTGGGACATGATCAAGGGCCTGCGCAGCCTCGGGCGGACCATCATCCTCACGACGCACTACATGGAGGAGGCCGAGCACCTGGCCGACCGGGTGGCGCTGCTGATGGACGGGCAGATCGTGGCCTGCGCCCCGCCTTCGCAACTCCTGGGGAGCGAGAGGTCCACCGTTCGCTTCCGGTTGCCGGCCGGCGCCGGCCGGGCCGAGCTGCCGGCGCTCGTGGCGGCGACGGTCGAGATCGACGGGGACGTCGCGGTTGTGAACACGGAGCGCCCCACTGCGCTGCTGGCCGAGCTGACCGGCTGGGCGTCGCAGCGGGGGATCGAACTGGCGGACCTGACCGTGAGCCCACCGAGCCTGGAGGACGCCTACCTTCAACTC